One window from the genome of Phycisphaerales bacterium encodes:
- a CDS encoding radical SAM protein translates to MVRFADSPTLPLQESCSPAAGARFAGPCVAVVFLQPRCNMHCTFCITEDNFNAFTFDQAARLLRDLRAGGTVRSVVLGGGEPFDWPHDVIALGALGRRLGLTMQVGTNGIAVPRGFEQLDAIDRWVLPLESIEPEAHNAMRLYRGRHHAIILDRLEALRRVGKSVTISTVITQANFDEVVQVGRWLGDYVQRGGNVHAWHLYQFLPIGRGGSVQGENLALLPGVYEYVCAEAESLGLPFRIYRRTDMYHSRTVEFYWMDRGMVRCGSEAWAPTPITVSARR, encoded by the coding sequence GTGGTTCGATTCGCCGATTCGCCCACTCTGCCGCTCCAGGAATCATGCTCACCAGCGGCTGGCGCGCGATTCGCCGGGCCGTGCGTCGCCGTGGTCTTTCTCCAGCCGCGCTGCAACATGCACTGCACCTTCTGCATCACGGAAGACAACTTCAACGCGTTCACCTTCGACCAGGCCGCCCGGCTGCTGCGCGACCTCCGCGCCGGCGGGACGGTGCGCTCGGTCGTGCTCGGCGGGGGCGAGCCATTCGACTGGCCACACGACGTCATCGCCCTGGGCGCGCTGGGCCGGCGGCTCGGCTTGACCATGCAGGTCGGGACCAACGGCATCGCCGTGCCGCGCGGCTTCGAGCAGCTCGATGCCATCGACCGCTGGGTGCTGCCGCTCGAATCCATCGAGCCCGAAGCGCACAACGCCATGCGCCTCTACCGCGGCCGGCACCACGCCATCATCCTCGATCGCCTCGAAGCGCTGCGGCGCGTGGGTAAGTCCGTCACGATCTCGACCGTTATCACGCAGGCGAACTTCGATGAAGTCGTCCAGGTCGGGCGCTGGCTGGGGGACTACGTTCAGCGCGGCGGCAACGTCCACGCCTGGCACCTCTACCAGTTCCTGCCCATTGGCCGCGGCGGCTCCGTGCAGGGCGAAAATCTCGCACTACTGCCGGGCGTGTACGAGTACGTCTGCGCTGAAGCCGAATCGCTCGGCCTGCCGTTTCGCATCTACCGGCGCACCGATATGTATCACTCGCGCACCGTCGAGTTCTACTGGATGGATCGCGGGATGGTGCGCTGCGGCAGCGAAGCCTGGGCGCCAACTCCCATCACCGTCAGCGCCCGGCGATGA
- a CDS encoding SGNH/GDSL hydrolase family protein: protein MGNGVFRDGALQFNWAVLGVLAAAELAAAQSGLPYTIAPPGDAVAFGQSVASGGDVDGDALPDVFVADPAFANEHGVVGRWSLFSGADGQLLWTVTGDQTCARLAAPVAINLGSSGVRDLVLNGSCNALFVGDSLTTFGHCVRMTQQWDVTFRGAYVDPQTSAVGGFTKIDGNLQNALLLGRNPDETGVIEDWPFSSSRRREVSWLDDSPDNQSILRFQVVAAAWQGCARLDWAGLTPRSRHILIATPMSPPVRIRTMLDGGSPQTDPNSPGPCAPASVMVLDSIRGEALEPGWGVVESRVLTGKDIVEQTDAEIVLLGCRLSVPEMARGFEVGSHSWGGATSTDHADASNWDPAMLADEMRATETNLVIIKLGQNDAGGWPLPRSEFKANIEVIIEKYTAACAPGVRFLLVSTWETASRGAALAEYADAMFEIAAADPARIAFCDLFRYVRDELGPWDAWHETYLRDGIHANNAGDDLFGSYLWTMINTRDDPVARSLNPLLNHEYMLTGAIIGDLDGDRKAEVLVGIPNADDLRGAASVFSGATGARLFEYRGVHPGDLLGLDVEGLADLNGDFVREFAIITDADATDRASLTIYDGATGERYRPGPVTPYPARRLRDGGDLDDDHVGDLIIGTRSTSAGEPRGEVLALSGRTGEVLWSEERGGGLFGSAILAGADYSGDDVPDVASTFGPDGKIVLLSGADGAEFATIDPPPGVHWDALWPADLNGDGECEIAAMRVEGARFGADVVSPSDGGEVHWAMGSAPIAPLRSISGNELAVADVNGDGADDLIIGSVGSGARILGGNTLLLNFTQRALDYRLTPGRSYGFQISGAKPERVVHVLGSLTGNGCTMLPQLGICMDLQKRLYYVGQADVDARGMARFTLDVPTGAPPCRIWMQTIDPADPARGAIKSNVMELEVTR, encoded by the coding sequence ATGGGAAACGGTGTTTTCCGCGACGGTGCGTTGCAATTCAACTGGGCCGTTTTGGGCGTTCTGGCGGCGGCGGAACTGGCTGCTGCACAGTCCGGACTGCCTTACACCATTGCTCCGCCAGGCGATGCCGTCGCGTTCGGCCAGTCCGTGGCCTCGGGCGGTGATGTGGATGGCGATGCCCTGCCCGACGTCTTCGTCGCCGACCCGGCCTTTGCGAATGAGCATGGCGTGGTCGGCCGGTGGTCGCTCTTCAGCGGCGCCGACGGCCAGCTGCTCTGGACCGTGACCGGCGACCAGACCTGCGCCCGACTCGCCGCGCCGGTCGCGATCAACCTTGGATCATCCGGCGTACGCGATCTCGTTCTCAACGGCTCGTGCAACGCACTGTTCGTCGGCGACTCGCTGACCACCTTCGGCCACTGCGTGCGAATGACCCAACAGTGGGATGTGACGTTCCGCGGGGCCTACGTCGATCCCCAGACCTCGGCCGTCGGCGGCTTCACCAAGATCGATGGCAATCTCCAGAACGCCCTGCTGCTCGGCCGCAACCCAGACGAAACCGGCGTGATCGAAGACTGGCCGTTCAGTTCCTCCCGGCGGCGCGAGGTGAGCTGGCTGGACGACTCGCCGGACAATCAGAGCATCCTCAGGTTCCAGGTGGTCGCGGCCGCCTGGCAGGGCTGCGCGCGCCTCGACTGGGCAGGTCTGACGCCGCGCTCGCGCCACATCCTCATCGCAACGCCAATGAGTCCGCCTGTTCGAATCCGAACCATGCTCGATGGCGGCTCACCGCAGACGGATCCAAATTCCCCCGGCCCGTGCGCTCCAGCCTCAGTGATGGTTCTCGACTCCATTCGAGGCGAAGCGCTTGAGCCGGGGTGGGGCGTTGTTGAGAGCCGGGTGCTCACGGGCAAGGACATCGTCGAACAGACCGACGCTGAGATCGTGCTTCTGGGTTGTCGGCTGTCTGTGCCGGAGATGGCTCGCGGCTTTGAAGTCGGCAGCCACTCGTGGGGCGGCGCGACGAGCACCGACCACGCCGATGCGTCGAACTGGGATCCCGCCATGCTCGCCGATGAAATGCGCGCGACGGAGACGAATCTCGTCATCATCAAACTCGGCCAGAACGACGCCGGCGGCTGGCCGCTGCCGAGGTCCGAATTCAAGGCGAACATCGAGGTCATCATCGAAAAGTACACCGCGGCGTGCGCGCCCGGAGTCCGCTTCCTGCTCGTCTCGACGTGGGAAACCGCCAGCCGCGGTGCGGCACTCGCGGAGTACGCCGATGCGATGTTCGAGATCGCAGCAGCCGATCCGGCCCGGATCGCGTTCTGCGATCTGTTTCGGTATGTGCGCGACGAGTTGGGCCCATGGGACGCCTGGCATGAGACCTATCTTCGAGACGGCATTCACGCCAATAACGCGGGCGACGATCTTTTTGGCTCCTACCTCTGGACAATGATCAACACGCGCGATGACCCCGTCGCGCGCTCACTCAATCCGCTGCTGAACCACGAATACATGCTCACCGGCGCAATCATCGGCGATCTCGATGGCGACCGCAAAGCCGAGGTGCTCGTGGGCATCCCAAATGCAGACGATTTGCGCGGCGCGGCGTCCGTATTCTCAGGCGCGACGGGCGCGAGGCTGTTTGAGTACCGCGGCGTTCATCCCGGCGATCTTCTCGGGCTGGATGTCGAGGGCTTGGCGGATCTCAACGGCGATTTCGTGCGCGAGTTTGCGATCATCACCGACGCCGACGCGACGGATCGCGCCTCGCTGACCATTTATGACGGCGCGACCGGCGAACGCTATCGACCCGGACCGGTGACGCCATACCCTGCGCGGCGCCTGCGCGACGGCGGCGATCTCGACGACGACCACGTTGGCGATCTCATCATCGGCACGCGGAGCACATCTGCCGGCGAACCGCGCGGCGAAGTGCTCGCTCTCTCGGGGCGCACGGGCGAAGTTCTCTGGAGCGAGGAGCGCGGGGGCGGTTTGTTTGGCTCGGCCATTCTCGCCGGCGCTGATTACAGCGGCGATGATGTGCCCGACGTGGCGTCAACCTTCGGACCCGACGGCAAGATCGTGTTGCTGTCGGGCGCGGATGGCGCGGAGTTCGCAACCATTGACCCGCCGCCGGGCGTTCATTGGGACGCCCTGTGGCCGGCGGATCTCAACGGTGATGGAGAGTGCGAGATCGCAGCCATGCGCGTCGAAGGCGCGCGCTTTGGCGCGGACGTTGTTTCTCCATCCGATGGCGGCGAGGTTCATTGGGCAATGGGAAGTGCGCCCATCGCGCCGCTGCGCTCGATCAGCGGCAACGAACTGGCAGTGGCGGATGTGAACGGCGATGGGGCGGATGATCTCATCATCGGCTCAGTCGGCAGCGGAGCGCGCATCCTGGGCGGCAACACACTGCTGCTCAACTTCACTCAGCGCGCACTCGACTACCGACTCACGCCCGGCCGCTCGTACGGCTTTCAGATTTCCGGCGCGAAACCAGAGCGGGTCGTCCACGTGCTCGGCTCGCTCACCGGCAACGGGTGCACCATGCTGCCGCAACTGGGCATCTGCATGGATCTTCAGAAGCGGCTCTATTATGTCGGCCAGGCGGATGTGGATGCGCGGGGCATGGCGCGTTTCACGCTCGACGTGCCGACCGGCGCGCCGCCGTGCCGCATCTGGATGCAGACGATTGATCCGGCCGACCCGGCTCGCGGCGCGATCAAGAGCAACGTGATGGAACTCGAAGTGACGCGGTAG
- a CDS encoding glycosyltransferase family 9 protein — MNRIAIVRPSALGDVCRSVPALVSLRRAFPQAAIDWIVQDTFVDAVRAHPDLNEVVPFPRRRFSRLWRSLPVAREWFAWSRALASRGYDVVYDLQGLARSGLITWQTRAPRRVGFADAREAGHLGYTHRHRIPATMHTVDRMLALLQADGVPAERDMRLYAPDDATQWWRQQRDAAQLQDSPYAVVAPTSRWASKRWPAERFAQLAPHLRRAGFDRLVIVGGRDERSQIQPLLDLAQRDNSIVDLVGATTVGGLMAVIAGASLVIANDSAALHMAVGFDRPYVALFGPTDVSLVGPYRGEQWVIQPPVDPAALNHKDASLGSSIMERISLNQVIERIDQRLAAPAERPQ, encoded by the coding sequence GTGAATCGTATCGCCATCGTGCGGCCCAGCGCGCTGGGCGACGTCTGCCGCAGCGTTCCCGCCCTGGTCAGCCTCCGCCGGGCCTTTCCGCAGGCCGCCATCGACTGGATCGTCCAGGACACCTTCGTCGATGCGGTGCGGGCGCATCCCGACCTCAATGAAGTTGTTCCGTTTCCGCGGCGGCGGTTTTCACGGCTCTGGCGCAGCCTGCCGGTGGCCAGGGAGTGGTTCGCGTGGAGTCGCGCTCTGGCAAGTCGTGGCTACGACGTGGTTTACGATCTGCAAGGCCTCGCCCGCAGCGGGCTGATCACCTGGCAGACCCGCGCCCCGCGGCGGGTCGGCTTTGCCGATGCGCGCGAAGCCGGGCACCTGGGCTACACCCACCGCCACCGCATTCCCGCGACCATGCACACCGTCGATCGCATGCTCGCGCTGCTGCAGGCCGACGGCGTGCCGGCCGAGCGCGACATGCGCCTCTACGCGCCCGACGACGCAACCCAATGGTGGCGCCAGCAGCGCGATGCAGCGCAACTGCAGGATTCGCCCTACGCCGTCGTCGCCCCCACCAGCCGCTGGGCTTCAAAGCGCTGGCCCGCCGAACGCTTCGCCCAGCTCGCGCCGCATCTGCGCCGAGCCGGTTTCGATCGCCTCGTCATCGTCGGCGGCCGCGACGAGCGCTCGCAGATCCAGCCGCTGCTCGACCTCGCCCAGCGCGACAACTCCATCGTCGACCTCGTCGGCGCGACCACCGTCGGCGGCCTCATGGCGGTGATCGCCGGCGCGTCGCTGGTCATTGCCAACGACTCGGCAGCGCTGCACATGGCCGTCGGATTCGATCGGCCCTACGTCGCACTCTTCGGCCCCACCGACGTATCGCTCGTCGGGCCCTACCGCGGCGAGCAGTGGGTCATCCAGCCGCCCGTCGATCCCGCCGCCCTCAATCACAAAGACGCGTCGCTGGGCTCGAGCATCATGGAGCGCATCAGCCTGAACCAGGTCATCGAGCGCATCGACCAGCGCCTCGCAGCGCCGGCGGAGCGACCGCAGTGA
- a CDS encoding Maf family protein yields MTPTPSPHPPRLLLASRSPRRLLLLREAGYEVDAIDTAIDDGELRPGRVTIAQWTAALAHLKARAALHAHDESSNRGMFLPAHALIIGSDTVVEMDDRLIGQPRDADDARRIILDLADREHDVITGVSLIHVATGCETLFFDVARVTVGPIPPNSIDEYVATGQWRGKAGAYNLSERLAAGWPIQYQGDPATIMGLPMKRLTRCLANRWNITPRTMSKDAASS; encoded by the coding sequence GTGACGCCGACGCCTTCACCTCATCCGCCGCGCCTGCTGCTCGCCAGCCGTTCGCCGCGCCGGCTGCTGCTGCTGCGCGAGGCCGGCTATGAGGTGGACGCCATCGACACCGCCATCGACGACGGCGAACTCAGGCCCGGCCGCGTCACCATCGCGCAGTGGACCGCGGCGCTGGCCCACCTCAAAGCCCGCGCGGCGCTCCACGCCCACGATGAGTCTTCGAATCGTGGGATGTTCCTCCCCGCCCACGCGCTCATCATCGGCTCTGACACCGTCGTCGAGATGGATGATCGGCTCATCGGCCAGCCGCGCGACGCCGACGACGCCCGCCGCATCATCCTCGACCTCGCCGATCGCGAGCACGATGTGATCACCGGCGTTTCGCTCATCCATGTCGCCACCGGCTGCGAAACGCTCTTCTTCGACGTCGCCAGGGTCACCGTCGGCCCCATTCCTCCCAATTCAATCGACGAGTACGTCGCCACCGGGCAGTGGCGCGGCAAGGCGGGCGCCTACAACCTTTCTGAGCGACTCGCCGCCGGCTGGCCCATTCAATACCAAGGCGATCCAGCCACCATCATGGGTCTGCCGATGAAGCGACTGACCCGCTGTCTCGCGAATCGCTGGAACATCACGCCCCGCACCATGTCCAAAGACGCCGCCTCCTCATGA
- the lpxK gene encoding tetraacyldisaccharide 4'-kinase — MNNRTQPDRRATIAGPGSPMPQALRWLGRPLSLIYGPIVARRNRYWDRHAPNRVERPVISVGNLSVGGTGKTPVVSWLAQHLQQAGWRPAIAMRGYKSTHGGKSDEQLEHESRLAAVPVIAHPDRHDAIARFLNTHEDIDVILLDDGFQHRQLHRDLDIVLIDTLRPPFRDALLPRGYLREPVASLARADVIALTRADLASTDALTSLRSRVAQIVGEPPPVEFRSIWSWLDSSEAPEPRPIDWLRGRTFVAVCGIGHPDAFLAMAGRAGAQLADTIILPDHARYTAALLTDIARRARDTAGVLTTAKDWVKIKPVLEQQRINLAVHRPRLDFEATRGGDELISRVTTIVRQHLERS; from the coding sequence ATGAATAACAGAACTCAGCCCGATCGACGCGCAACCATCGCCGGCCCCGGCAGTCCGATGCCCCAGGCGCTGCGCTGGCTCGGCCGGCCGCTGAGCCTGATCTACGGCCCTATCGTCGCGCGCCGCAACCGCTACTGGGATCGCCACGCCCCAAACCGCGTCGAGCGCCCCGTCATCAGCGTCGGCAACCTCAGCGTCGGCGGCACGGGCAAAACCCCCGTCGTCTCCTGGCTCGCGCAACATCTGCAGCAGGCCGGCTGGCGCCCCGCCATCGCCATGCGCGGCTACAAATCGACGCACGGCGGCAAAAGCGATGAACAACTCGAACACGAATCGCGCCTCGCCGCCGTGCCCGTCATCGCCCACCCCGATCGCCACGATGCCATCGCGCGCTTCCTGAACACCCACGAGGACATCGACGTCATCCTCCTCGACGACGGCTTTCAGCACCGCCAGTTGCACCGCGACCTCGACATCGTCCTCATCGACACCCTGCGCCCGCCATTTCGCGATGCGCTGCTGCCGCGCGGCTACCTGCGCGAGCCCGTCGCCAGCCTCGCCCGCGCCGATGTCATCGCCCTCACCCGCGCCGATCTCGCCTCGACCGATGCGCTCACCAGCCTTCGCTCGCGCGTCGCGCAGATCGTCGGCGAACCGCCGCCCGTCGAGTTCCGCTCCATCTGGTCCTGGCTCGACTCGTCCGAGGCGCCCGAGCCGCGCCCCATCGACTGGCTCCGCGGCCGCACCTTCGTCGCGGTCTGCGGCATCGGCCACCCGGACGCCTTCCTCGCCATGGCCGGGCGCGCCGGTGCGCAACTGGCCGATACCATCATTCTTCCCGACCATGCCCGATACACTGCGGCCCTGCTGACCGACATCGCCCGCCGCGCCCGCGACACCGCCGGCGTACTCACCACCGCCAAAGACTGGGTCAAGATCAAGCCCGTGCTCGAACAGCAACGAATCAACCTCGCCGTCCATCGGCCCCGCCTCGACTTCGAAGCGACGCGCGGCGGCGATGAACTGATCAGCCGCGTCACCACCATCGTGCGCCAGCACCTGGAGCGATCATGA
- the rfaE2 gene encoding D-glycero-beta-D-manno-heptose 1-phosphate adenylyltransferase, which yields MTAAIRKWLTLDALLRRLDEHRKRGERIVFTNGCFDILHVGHVRYLRAARRLGELLVVGLNNDESVRRLKGRGRPVNTLADRAEILAALPFVTYLVHFDTDSVEPLIRKVRPDVLAKGGDYKPSQVVGHRFVRSYGGQVVVLEHAKDRSTTHTLKRLGRG from the coding sequence ATGACCGCCGCCATTCGCAAGTGGCTCACGCTCGATGCGCTGCTCCGGCGACTCGATGAACATCGAAAGCGCGGCGAGCGCATCGTCTTCACCAACGGCTGCTTCGACATCCTCCACGTCGGCCACGTGCGCTACCTCCGCGCCGCGCGCCGCCTTGGCGAGCTGCTCGTCGTGGGCCTCAACAACGATGAATCCGTCCGCCGCCTCAAGGGCAGGGGCCGGCCCGTCAACACGCTGGCCGACCGCGCCGAAATCCTCGCCGCACTGCCCTTCGTGACGTATCTCGTCCACTTCGACACCGACAGCGTCGAGCCGCTCATTCGCAAAGTGCGGCCCGACGTGCTGGCCAAAGGCGGCGACTACAAACCATCGCAGGTCGTCGGCCACCGGTTCGTGCGCTCCTATGGCGGGCAGGTCGTCGTCCTCGAACACGCCAAAGACCGCTCAACGACCCACACCCTCAAGCGCCTCGGCCGCGGTTGA
- a CDS encoding MFS transporter, which yields MSQSAFKLSPEPHRRRGELRRNLSSSVTDAVAYCVMVGVGETYLAAFALALGWSQTAAGLIATVPILGGATLQLIVPRLVKRLRSNRKAVVLFATIQALSFVPLAIGALVGSMPVWALYVTATVYWGAALACGPPWNTWMESIVPGRIRARYFAWRSRLSQVAVFFGLVGGGLLLQFGRETEQVLTAFAILFSIAAVMRFVSMVFLARQSEDRVDHEATRLVTPVALMKRMTGGSDGQLIAYMLAVQVAIQISGPYFTPYMLGQLHFSYQQYLLLLAVSFVAKFLAFPMWGRVAQRLGARRLLWIGGLGILPMSALWMISPSIPFLVGVQLASGVVWAAYDLGVFLLIFENIGARERTSVLASYNFANAVAMVGGSVLGGVILRLMSESTDAYMTLFGLSAILRIFTLALLWRVTAERRHPVTMDLRPLAVRPQMGGIERPVLASMDTEDGAAGGNGHAPPPERDGDAAGDEPDSNDSTAAEALEGVGG from the coding sequence ATGTCGCAGTCTGCATTCAAGTTGAGCCCGGAGCCGCACCGCCGCCGGGGCGAGTTGCGCCGCAACCTGTCGTCGAGCGTGACGGACGCGGTGGCGTACTGCGTGATGGTGGGCGTGGGCGAGACCTACCTGGCGGCGTTCGCGCTGGCGCTGGGGTGGAGCCAGACGGCGGCGGGTCTGATCGCGACGGTGCCGATTCTGGGCGGCGCGACGCTGCAACTCATCGTGCCGCGCCTCGTGAAGCGGCTGCGGTCGAACCGCAAGGCGGTCGTGCTGTTTGCGACGATCCAGGCGCTGTCGTTCGTGCCGCTGGCGATCGGCGCGCTCGTCGGCTCGATGCCGGTGTGGGCGCTGTACGTCACGGCGACGGTGTACTGGGGCGCGGCGCTGGCGTGCGGCCCGCCGTGGAACACGTGGATGGAGTCGATCGTGCCCGGCCGCATCCGGGCGCGGTACTTTGCCTGGCGGAGCCGGCTGTCGCAGGTCGCGGTGTTTTTCGGGCTGGTCGGCGGGGGACTGCTGCTGCAATTCGGCCGCGAAACCGAGCAGGTGCTTACGGCGTTTGCGATCCTGTTCTCGATCGCGGCGGTGATGCGGTTCGTCTCGATGGTATTTCTGGCGCGGCAGAGCGAAGATCGCGTCGATCATGAGGCGACGCGGCTCGTGACGCCCGTGGCGCTGATGAAGCGCATGACGGGCGGTTCGGACGGCCAGCTGATCGCGTACATGCTCGCCGTGCAGGTGGCGATTCAGATCTCGGGGCCGTACTTCACGCCGTACATGCTCGGCCAGCTGCACTTCTCGTACCAGCAGTACCTGCTGCTGCTGGCGGTGTCGTTCGTGGCCAAGTTCCTCGCGTTTCCGATGTGGGGGCGGGTGGCGCAGCGGCTGGGGGCGCGGCGTCTGCTGTGGATCGGCGGGCTGGGCATCCTGCCGATGTCGGCGCTGTGGATGATCTCGCCGTCGATCCCGTTTCTCGTGGGCGTGCAACTCGCGTCAGGCGTGGTCTGGGCCGCGTATGACCTGGGCGTGTTCCTGCTCATCTTCGAGAACATCGGAGCCCGTGAACGCACGAGCGTGCTCGCGTCGTACAACTTTGCCAACGCGGTGGCGATGGTGGGCGGGTCGGTGCTGGGCGGGGTCATCCTGCGGCTGATGTCGGAATCGACCGACGCGTACATGACGCTGTTCGGCTTGTCTGCGATCCTGCGGATCTTCACGCTGGCGCTGCTGTGGCGCGTCACGGCCGAGCGGCGGCATCCGGTTACGATGGACCTGCGGCCGCTGGCGGTGCGCCCGCAGATGGGCGGCATCGAACGGCCGGTGCTGGCGAGCATGGACACCGAGGACGGTGCGGCGGGGGGCAATGGTCACGCGCCGCCGCCGGAGCGCGATGGTGATGCCGCCGGCGACGAACCGGATTCGAACGACTCAACCGCGGCCGAGGCGCTTGAGGGTGTGGGTGGATAA
- a CDS encoding YggS family pyridoxal phosphate-dependent enzyme, whose product MPEVSTSTRPMDTLKERYEDVKRRVESAALSAGRRAEDVLIVAVTKYASPEQIRELIEMGHADFGENRVQQLTRRVAAVEEFLERHKTMTPSRPVSLPPKVRWHMIGHLQRNKVKKALELTTLIHTVDTLRLAEEIQECALRREAPVDVLMQVNASFERQKSGVAMPAAAHLAEQIDSMVHLRLRGLMTMAPLTDDREAIRGAFERCADCFGEIRKQGIGGKAFNILSMGMTSDFEIAIECGANLVRIGTAIFGDRQHLDADPDRPDGEPDED is encoded by the coding sequence ATGCCCGAAGTCAGCACCAGCACCAGGCCGATGGACACCCTGAAGGAACGCTACGAGGACGTGAAGCGGCGCGTCGAGAGCGCGGCGCTGTCGGCCGGGCGGCGGGCGGAGGATGTGCTCATCGTCGCGGTGACGAAATATGCATCGCCTGAGCAGATCCGCGAACTCATCGAGATGGGTCACGCCGACTTCGGCGAGAACCGCGTGCAGCAGCTGACGCGTCGGGTGGCGGCGGTGGAGGAGTTTCTCGAGCGGCACAAGACGATGACGCCCTCGCGGCCGGTGTCGCTGCCGCCCAAGGTGCGCTGGCACATGATCGGGCACCTGCAGCGCAACAAGGTCAAGAAGGCGCTGGAACTGACGACGCTCATCCACACGGTGGACACGCTGCGGCTGGCCGAGGAGATCCAGGAGTGCGCCTTGCGGCGGGAGGCGCCGGTGGATGTGCTCATGCAGGTGAACGCCTCGTTCGAGCGGCAGAAGTCGGGCGTGGCGATGCCGGCCGCGGCGCACCTCGCCGAGCAGATCGACTCGATGGTTCACCTGAGGCTGCGCGGGCTGATGACGATGGCGCCGCTCACCGACGACCGGGAGGCGATTCGAGGCGCGTTTGAGCGGTGCGCCGACTGCTTTGGCGAGATCCGCAAGCAGGGCATCGGCGGCAAGGCGTTCAACATTCTCTCGATGGGGATGACGAGCGACTTTGAGATCGCCATCGAGTGCGGGGCGAACCTGGTCCGGATCGGCACGGCGATCTTCGGCGACCGGCAGCATCTCGACGCCGATCCTGACCGGCCCGACGGCGAGCCGGACGAAGATTGA
- a CDS encoding transposase, producing the protein MPRTARPTPGGYVYHVLNRGVNRMAIFDDDDDYHAFERILAHCLDLHPGVRLLTYCLMPNHWHMLVWPRGDGDLSPFMQRLTLTHTRRWQEHRHSHGSGHLYQGRFKSFPIQRDDHFLTVARYVERNALRANLCRRAEDWPWSGLWIRRFGGEDHRRLLSPWPVGEPRNWVALVNRPQGKAEVEALRASVQRGRPFGSESWVKRTAAAMGLEHTFRPRGRPRKGAKA; encoded by the coding sequence ATGCCCCGAACCGCTCGACCCACGCCCGGGGGGTACGTCTACCACGTGCTCAATCGTGGCGTCAATCGCATGGCCATCTTCGACGATGATGACGACTATCACGCGTTCGAGCGCATCCTCGCGCACTGCCTCGACCTGCACCCCGGTGTGCGGCTGCTCACGTACTGCCTCATGCCCAATCACTGGCACATGCTCGTGTGGCCGCGCGGCGATGGCGACCTCTCGCCGTTCATGCAGCGGCTTACGCTCACGCACACCCGCCGCTGGCAGGAACACCGCCACTCCCACGGCAGCGGGCACCTGTACCAGGGGCGGTTCAAGTCGTTTCCGATTCAGCGCGATGACCACTTCCTGACGGTCGCGCGATATGTCGAGCGTAACGCGCTGCGGGCGAATCTGTGCCGCCGCGCGGAAGACTGGCCGTGGTCGGGGTTGTGGATCCGGCGGTTCGGCGGCGAGGATCATCGTCGCCTGCTCTCGCCATGGCCGGTGGGCGAGCCGCGGAACTGGGTGGCGCTGGTGAACCGGCCGCAGGGCAAGGCGGAGGTGGAGGCGCTGCGGGCGAGTGTCCAGCGCGGCCGCCCGTTCGGGAGCGAGTCGTGGGTGAAGCGGACGGCGGCGGCGATGGGACTGGAGCACACGTTCCGGCCGCGCGGCCGGCCGAGGAAGGGGGCAAAGGCATGA
- a CDS encoding ankyrin repeat domain-containing protein has translation MKREWIVGGLLCVFLVVLVVPWLSWLGGLRVRVRTETQIQHDPQELCFAIRANLSDDVILGILDKKPYLLDMPASNGFTPLCSAVVAQRNSIVAELLLRGANPNVHVDGETPLMIAIGRSNNETVSLLLAHGADPRLATSDGETPLARAERLQRWRIANILREALK, from the coding sequence GTGAAGCGGGAATGGATTGTTGGCGGCCTCCTGTGCGTGTTCCTTGTAGTACTTGTTGTGCCTTGGCTGAGCTGGCTGGGAGGGCTGCGTGTCCGAGTCAGGACGGAAACGCAGATTCAGCATGATCCGCAAGAATTGTGCTTCGCGATTCGCGCCAATCTCTCCGACGATGTCATTCTTGGTATTCTCGACAAGAAGCCATATCTCCTGGATATGCCAGCATCTAATGGCTTTACGCCGCTATGCAGTGCTGTAGTCGCACAGCGCAACTCCATAGTCGCGGAACTACTGTTGCGTGGGGCCAACCCCAACGTTCACGTCGATGGAGAGACTCCGTTGATGATCGCAATTGGCCGAAGTAACAACGAGACCGTTTCCCTGCTACTCGCGCACGGCGCGGACCCGCGATTGGCGACGAGCGATGGCGAGACGCCGCTAGCCCGTGCGGAGCGCTTGCAGCGTTGGAGAATTGCTAACATCCTGCGCGAGGCTTTGAAGTAG